From Nicotiana tabacum cultivar K326 chromosome 20, ASM71507v2, whole genome shotgun sequence, one genomic window encodes:
- the LOC107785020 gene encoding cytoplasmic 60S subunit biogenesis factor REI1 homolog 2 codes for MPGLSCNACDKEFLDDTEQKLHYKSEWHRYNLKRKIAGVHGVREHIFLARQSALAEEKKKLSETPLIYSCGLCGKGYRSSQAHAQHLKSKSHLARASQEPGHHDENSVTIKPLLRHPQNGTSRKAKEYVEESDDSDESEWEEVDPEEEMISEATDSLTELKMNEHTSNGNMDEDSDVDEDIGDLDPSCCFMCDKDHKTIESCMVHMHKMHGFFIPDVEYLKDPKGFLTYLGLKVKRDFMCLYCNDRCHPFSSLEAVRKHMEAKSHCRVHYGDGDEEEEAELEEFYDYSSSYVDESGKQLILSDDTGNSVELGSGGSELIITTRNDDGRSVKTLGSREFLRYYRQKLRPTRINDVAVSAALAARYRSMGLATVQSREHIVKMKVLKAMNKSGVEVMRNKIGMKSNVIRNLPKNIPY; via the exons ATAGCAGGAGTTCATGGAGTGAGAGAGCATATTTTTCTAGCCAGACAATCTGCACTTGCAGAAGAGAAGAAAAAGTTAAGTGAAACTCCTTTGATCTATAGCTGTGGTCTTTGTGGCAAAGGGTATAGAAGTTCCCAGGCTCATGCTCAGCACCTGAAATCTAAAAGTCACCTAGCGCGCGCTTCTCAAGAACCAGGTCATCATGATGAGAATAGTGTGACTATCAAGCCACTTCTACGCCACCCTCAGAATGGAACTTCACGGAAGGCAAAAGAATATGTTGAGGAAAGTGATGACAGTGATGAAAGTGAGTGGGAGGAGGTTGATCCAGAAGAAGAGATGATTAGTGAAGCCACTGATTCTCTAACAGAATTAAAGATGAATGAGCATACATCTAATGGCAATATGGATGAAGATAGTGATGTTGATGAAGACATTGGAGACTTAGACCCATCATGTTGCTTCATGTGTGATAAAGATCACAAGACCATAGAGAGCTGCATGGTTCACATGCACAAGATGCATGGATTCTTCATACCTGATGTCGAGTATCTGAAGGATCCCAAAGGGTTCTTGACTTATCTTGGTCTCAAG GTTAAAAGGGATTTCATGTGCTTGTATTGCAATGACAGATGTCACCCTTTCAGCAGTTTAGAAGCAGTTCGGAAGCATATGGAAGCTAAAAGTCATTGCAGAGTGCATTATGGTGAtggggatgaagaagaagaagctgaatTAGAAGAGTTTTATGACTATAGCAGCAG CTATGTGGATGAAAGTGGGAAGCAGCTCATTTTATCGGATGACACGGGCAACAGTGTGGAACTTGGAAGTGGTGGATCTGAGCTCATAATAACAACACGAAATGATGATGGAAGATCTGTTAAGACTCTTGGATCAAGAGAGTTTTTGCGTTACTACCGACAGAAACTGAGGCCTACGCGGATCAATGATGTGGCTGTCAGTGCTGCATTAGCCGCAAG GTACCGAAGCATGGGTCTTGCAACAGTGCAGTCCAGGGAGCACATTGTTAAGATGAAGGTGTTGAAGGCCATGAATAAGTCTGGTGTGGAGGTTATGCGCAACAAGATTGGCATGAAAAGCAATGTCATTCGTAACCTCCCCAAGAATATACCATATTAG